A genomic window from Glaciihabitans sp. INWT7 includes:
- a CDS encoding ABC transporter substrate-binding protein, with product MKRVAAPVISILAVALIASGCSAAPAPTSTKPVSGGTLVYASGDAEPDCLDPHVGGNYPQALVATQYLESLVSKNTAGEIIPWLATTWSESADGLSWDFTLKKNVKFTDGTALTPEAIAANVAHVQNPATGSSTGYLALQKVTAVTAVSADVARFTLSTPDSALLDSLSQPWLAIESATALKRSQAVNCESPVGTGPFVVKKWTHQQSISLVRNDDYTSPPADAAHTGRAYLKAIDWRFLPDSASRYAALQAGTVDVIDNVQPDTLVAAKKSNDLVAIDAPRPGASNRIELNSSIAPFDDVKVREAFIRSANVNDAVTSLFFGTAKRSYSPLSSVEKAGYSDPSLFDYDQKAAAQLLDAAGWSTKNADGYRTKDGAVLELSFPVSTNQSIPAEQSLFEQLQATSKQAGFKVDLKPLDLSSWYGALGKNQYNLVSAPYTKVGPDVLRILFDSAGTIPAPSGYFANHSQVKDPALDALLEKAAVSSDAAERLSLYKQAQQIVLKGFYILPLYDQQNHYLHRSLVKGLRAMPTVSTPTMYDSWLSR from the coding sequence TTGAAACGTGTCGCCGCCCCCGTCATCTCCATTCTCGCAGTCGCGCTCATCGCGAGCGGCTGCAGCGCCGCGCCTGCGCCGACAAGTACGAAACCGGTCTCCGGCGGCACTCTCGTCTATGCCTCCGGCGATGCCGAGCCGGATTGTCTAGATCCGCACGTGGGGGGCAACTATCCGCAGGCGCTCGTGGCCACCCAATACCTCGAATCCCTCGTCTCCAAGAACACCGCGGGCGAAATCATCCCGTGGCTCGCAACCACGTGGTCCGAGTCTGCCGACGGACTGAGTTGGGACTTCACCCTCAAGAAGAACGTGAAGTTCACCGACGGTACCGCCCTCACCCCCGAGGCGATCGCGGCGAATGTGGCGCACGTCCAAAACCCGGCCACTGGATCATCCACCGGCTACCTCGCCCTGCAGAAGGTGACCGCGGTGACCGCGGTGTCGGCGGATGTCGCCCGCTTCACCCTCTCGACCCCGGACAGCGCGCTGCTCGACTCGCTCTCCCAGCCCTGGCTCGCAATCGAGTCCGCCACCGCGCTGAAACGCAGCCAGGCCGTCAACTGCGAGTCCCCGGTGGGCACCGGACCGTTCGTCGTGAAGAAGTGGACGCACCAGCAGTCGATCAGCCTCGTGCGCAACGACGACTACACCTCTCCCCCGGCGGATGCCGCCCACACCGGCCGCGCCTACCTGAAGGCGATCGACTGGCGCTTCCTGCCCGACTCCGCCTCGCGCTACGCCGCGCTGCAGGCCGGCACGGTCGATGTGATCGACAATGTGCAACCGGACACCCTCGTGGCCGCGAAGAAGAGCAATGACCTCGTCGCCATCGACGCACCCCGGCCCGGGGCATCCAATCGCATCGAATTGAACTCGAGCATCGCGCCGTTCGACGACGTGAAGGTGCGCGAGGCCTTCATCCGGTCCGCCAACGTGAACGACGCGGTCACGAGCCTCTTCTTCGGCACCGCGAAGCGCTCGTACTCTCCGTTGTCGAGCGTAGAGAAGGCCGGATACTCCGATCCCTCGCTCTTCGACTACGACCAGAAGGCCGCAGCCCAGCTCCTGGATGCGGCGGGCTGGTCCACCAAGAACGCCGACGGGTACCGCACCAAAGACGGCGCCGTGCTCGAACTCTCCTTTCCGGTGAGCACCAACCAGTCGATCCCCGCCGAGCAGTCGCTGTTCGAGCAGCTACAGGCCACTTCGAAGCAGGCCGGGTTCAAGGTGGACCTCAAGCCCCTCGATCTCTCCAGCTGGTACGGCGCCCTCGGCAAGAACCAGTACAACCTGGTGAGCGCCCCTTATACGAAGGTGGGGCCGGATGTCTTGCGCATCCTGTTCGACTCCGCCGGCACCATCCCCGCGCCGAGCGGCTACTTCGCCAACCACTCCCAGGTGAAGGACCCGGCGCTCGACGCGCTTCTCGAGAAGGCCGCCGTCTCCTCCGATGCCGCCGAACGGCTGTCGCTGTACAAGCAGGCGCAGCAGATCGTGCTGAAGGGCTTCTACATCCTGCCCCTCTACGACCAGCAGAATCACTACCTGCACCGCTCTCTCGTGAAGGGCCTGCGGGCGATGCCGACGGTATCGACCCCCACGATGTACGACTCGTGGCTCTCCCGGTAG
- a CDS encoding ABC transporter permease has product MLRAGGVAFVLWAVATVTFFAIRLIPGDPAEAILGGPGTQASAAALAKARADYGLDQPLFVQYLQYLGRLLRGDLGTSYALKRPVIAVVGENLGGTLLLAVVSLIIAAVIALALAAWSAQGGRVASAVSWVLEVVAAAVPHFWLAISLILLFSTTLGWLPPVSVPGPLGLVLPVLTLALPLSGFLAQVMRESILDAIASPFVLAARARGEGPSGVFWRHALRHAAIPAIGLAGWAFGSLISGAVVVETIFARPGLGRSLLSAVQQRDVPLVLGVVLVVALGYMLVTTLTDLADRVVDPRLRGR; this is encoded by the coding sequence GTGCTGCGGGCCGGTGGTGTGGCCTTCGTGCTCTGGGCGGTGGCCACGGTCACCTTCTTCGCGATCCGGCTGATCCCGGGGGACCCCGCCGAGGCGATCCTCGGCGGGCCCGGTACTCAGGCGAGCGCGGCGGCGCTCGCCAAGGCACGGGCCGACTACGGTCTCGACCAGCCGCTCTTCGTGCAATACCTGCAATATCTCGGTCGGCTGCTTCGCGGCGATCTGGGCACGTCTTACGCGCTCAAACGCCCGGTCATCGCTGTCGTCGGCGAGAACCTCGGCGGCACTCTTCTGCTGGCGGTGGTGTCGCTGATCATCGCAGCGGTGATCGCGCTCGCGCTCGCGGCCTGGTCGGCCCAGGGCGGGCGGGTGGCATCCGCCGTGAGCTGGGTGCTCGAGGTCGTCGCCGCTGCGGTGCCGCACTTCTGGCTGGCGATCAGCCTGATCCTGCTGTTCTCCACGACTCTCGGCTGGCTGCCCCCGGTGAGTGTGCCCGGCCCGCTCGGACTCGTGCTTCCCGTTCTCACCCTCGCCCTGCCGCTCTCCGGATTTCTCGCGCAGGTGATGCGCGAATCGATCCTCGACGCGATTGCCTCGCCTTTCGTGCTCGCCGCCCGGGCCCGGGGCGAGGGGCCGAGCGGGGTGTTCTGGCGGCATGCGCTGCGTCACGCGGCGATTCCCGCCATCGGACTGGCCGGCTGGGCCTTCGGTTCCCTCATCAGCGGGGCTGTCGTCGTCGAGACAATCTTCGCGCGGCCCGGACTCGGACGCAGCCTGCTCTCGGCGGTGCAGCAGAGGGACGTGCCTCTCGTGCTCGGCGTCGTGCTCGTCGTCGCCCTCGGCTACATGCTTGTCACGACGCTGACAGATCTCGCCGACCGCGTTGTCGATCCTCGGTTGCGTGGTCGATGA
- a CDS encoding ABC transporter permease has protein sequence MRRILPWIGVGALLFLLLAALVPGLLAPADPLAIHPTQSFRAPSFGHLFGTDESGRDIYTRIIHGTGASLLIGISATAIGVGLALVFGLLAGLGPRWLDFGTTRFLEVLFAFPGLLLALLFIVVYGPGVVTSTIAVGLATAPGYARIIRSRVLVVRRAPYLESATVLGRGWWFRLRQHLVPNVAGSLFVLVTLGIGQSIVWASSLSYLGLGAVPPAAEWGAMLSAGRTYLASSWWMTFFPGLFILISAVATTLVGRGLQERSRQS, from the coding sequence ATGAGACGCATCCTGCCGTGGATCGGAGTCGGGGCGCTCCTCTTCCTGCTGCTCGCGGCCCTCGTGCCCGGCCTGCTTGCGCCGGCCGATCCGCTGGCCATCCATCCCACCCAGAGCTTTCGAGCCCCCTCCTTCGGCCACCTCTTCGGCACCGATGAATCCGGCAGGGACATCTATACGCGCATCATCCACGGCACCGGAGCCTCCCTGCTGATCGGCATCTCCGCCACGGCAATCGGCGTGGGTCTTGCGCTCGTCTTCGGGCTGCTCGCCGGGCTCGGTCCGCGCTGGCTCGACTTCGGCACCACCCGCTTTCTCGAGGTGCTCTTCGCCTTCCCCGGGCTGCTTCTCGCGCTGCTCTTCATCGTCGTGTACGGACCCGGCGTCGTCACGTCGACCATCGCCGTGGGGCTCGCCACCGCGCCGGGCTACGCCCGCATCATCCGCAGTCGCGTGCTCGTTGTGCGCCGCGCGCCCTACCTCGAATCGGCGACGGTGCTCGGGCGCGGCTGGTGGTTCCGTCTCCGGCAGCACCTGGTCCCCAACGTGGCAGGATCGCTCTTCGTGCTGGTCACCCTCGGCATCGGCCAGTCCATCGTCTGGGCCTCGTCGCTCAGCTATCTCGGGCTCGGTGCGGTGCCGCCCGCGGCCGAGTGGGGCGCGATGCTCTCGGCTGGTCGCACCTACCTCGCCTCCTCCTGGTGGATGACGTTCTTTCCGGGTCTGTTCATCCTGATCAGCGCGGTGGCGACGACCCTGGTCGGGCGCGGGCTGCAGGAACGGAGCCGGCAATCGTGA
- a CDS encoding ABC transporter ATP-binding protein: MTPLVSVRDLSVSFGAPVVSGVSFDIEPGQCVAIVGESGSGKSVTARALLGLTGGAVTASTLRFDTTDIADASRRQLQRLRGRHIGFISQGALVALDPLRPVGREIADPLRLHTSLSPAERQARMLELLAQVGMPNPALRASQRADELSGGLRQRAVIASAIALQPRLIIADEPTTALDTTVQAGILELLERLRQEGAAVLLISHDLAVVSRLASQVLVMSEGRVVESGPTHSVLSAPQHPYTRRLIAAVPAGRPRFSRLTEEPPALETPVEPAIVLAAQGLSRRFDTLQAVDGVSFSLRRGRTLGIVGESGSGKTTLARLVLALEPPDAGQVSLLGEPWSGVPESARRARRPRIGAIYQDAVSSFDPRWTVGRILADALGDKEGVPALLESVGLSAALAARRPRHLSGGQQQRVAIARAIAPRPDILICDEPVSSLDVSVQAQVLDLLDDLQRSLGLSYLFITHDLGVVRHMSDDVLVMRHGRIVEAGATEAVFRAPQDDYTKELLASAPRLPTAD; encoded by the coding sequence GTGACTCCACTGGTGAGCGTGCGCGACCTCTCCGTCAGTTTCGGTGCTCCCGTCGTCTCGGGCGTCTCGTTCGACATCGAACCGGGGCAGTGTGTCGCCATCGTCGGCGAATCCGGATCGGGCAAGAGCGTCACTGCGCGGGCGCTGCTCGGCCTCACCGGCGGCGCGGTCACAGCATCGACGCTGCGCTTCGACACGACCGACATCGCGGATGCCTCCCGCCGCCAGCTGCAGCGCCTCCGCGGGCGGCACATCGGCTTCATCTCGCAGGGGGCACTGGTGGCCCTCGATCCGTTGCGGCCGGTAGGGCGGGAGATCGCAGACCCGCTTCGCCTGCACACCTCGCTCTCCCCCGCCGAGCGCCAGGCACGAATGCTCGAACTGCTCGCACAGGTGGGCATGCCGAATCCCGCGCTGCGCGCGTCCCAGCGTGCGGATGAGCTCTCCGGAGGGCTTCGTCAACGAGCTGTCATCGCCTCGGCGATAGCTCTGCAACCACGACTCATCATCGCCGATGAACCGACGACCGCGCTCGACACCACAGTGCAGGCCGGCATCCTCGAACTGCTCGAGCGGCTTCGGCAGGAGGGAGCCGCCGTGCTGCTGATCAGCCACGACCTGGCTGTGGTGAGCCGGCTGGCCTCCCAGGTGCTCGTGATGAGCGAGGGACGCGTGGTCGAGAGCGGCCCGACCCATTCGGTGCTCTCTGCACCGCAGCATCCGTACACCCGAAGGCTGATAGCGGCCGTGCCCGCCGGACGGCCTCGTTTCTCCCGGCTCACGGAAGAGCCACCGGCACTCGAAACGCCGGTGGAACCCGCCATCGTGCTCGCCGCACAGGGACTCTCCCGGCGATTCGACACCCTGCAGGCCGTCGACGGCGTCAGCTTCTCCCTCCGGCGTGGGCGCACCCTCGGAATCGTCGGCGAATCCGGCTCGGGTAAGACCACCCTCGCCCGCTTGGTGCTCGCCCTCGAGCCGCCGGATGCCGGGCAGGTCTCCCTGCTCGGCGAGCCGTGGAGCGGCGTGCCGGAGTCTGCGCGACGAGCTCGGCGTCCGCGCATCGGCGCTATCTACCAGGACGCCGTCAGTTCGTTCGATCCGCGCTGGACGGTCGGGCGCATCCTCGCGGATGCACTCGGCGACAAGGAAGGTGTGCCGGCCTTGCTTGAGTCGGTCGGGCTCTCCGCGGCGCTGGCCGCCCGCCGCCCTCGGCATCTCTCCGGCGGACAGCAGCAGCGCGTCGCGATCGCGCGCGCCATCGCGCCGCGTCCGGACATCCTGATCTGCGACGAGCCGGTGTCGAGTCTCGACGTGTCGGTGCAGGCGCAGGTGCTCGACCTGCTCGACGACCTGCAACGCTCACTCGGGCTCAGCTACCTGTTCATCACGCACGATCTCGGCGTCGTTCGGCACATGAGCGACGATGTGCTGGTCATGCGACACGGTCGGATCGTCGAGGCCGGCGCGACCGAGGCGGTGTTCCGGGCACCGCAGGATGACTACACGAAAGAGCTGCTCGCCTCTGCGCCGCGCCTGCCGACGGCCGACTGA
- a CDS encoding alpha-glucosidase: MSIEIAPAWWTSAVVYQIYPRSFADSTGDGIGDLGGIRGKLDYLQELGVDVVWLSPVYRSPQADNGYDISDYRDIDPLFGSLDEFDLLLAEAHARGIKIVMDLVVNHTSDEHAWFEESRSSLANPKRDWYVWRDGVDGREPNLWRSMFGGPAWQLDAATGQYYLHLFAVKQPDLNWENPEVRAAVYEMMNWWLDRGVDGFRMDVINLIAKVQSDLVGDSPGFVMGDQVHDYLQEMNREVFASRDADLITVGETPGATVDDAIRFTSSDRLELDMVFQFEHVGLDHGPRTKFDNVPLNLVDLKRSLGRWQSGLAESGWNSLYFGNHDQPRSVSRFGDDGEFRFESATLLAAILHLHRGTPYVYQGDEIGMTNAGFTTIEQYQDIESVNYYDEEIAAGASAADIVESLAFRSRDNARTPVQWDASPGAGFTTGTPWLAITPNHSTINVAADRAAGSRSIFEFYRRLIALRHESSVVALGDFEMLEPEHPTLYAFTRSLGAESLLVVGNFSSGTLERPLSAEGDLVIGNYPHGEDASGVLRPWEVRVIRRQ, encoded by the coding sequence ATGAGCATCGAAATCGCGCCCGCCTGGTGGACCTCAGCCGTCGTCTACCAGATCTACCCGCGCAGCTTCGCGGACTCCACCGGTGACGGCATCGGTGACCTCGGCGGCATCCGGGGCAAGCTCGACTACCTGCAGGAGCTCGGGGTGGATGTCGTGTGGCTCTCCCCCGTCTACCGCTCACCCCAGGCCGACAACGGCTACGACATCAGCGACTACCGGGACATCGACCCGCTCTTCGGCTCTCTCGACGAGTTCGACCTGCTGCTGGCCGAGGCGCACGCCAGAGGCATCAAGATCGTGATGGACCTCGTGGTGAACCACACGAGCGACGAGCACGCGTGGTTCGAGGAGTCCCGCAGCTCACTGGCCAACCCGAAGCGCGACTGGTACGTCTGGCGTGACGGAGTGGACGGCCGCGAGCCCAACCTCTGGCGCAGCATGTTCGGCGGACCGGCCTGGCAGCTCGATGCCGCAACCGGCCAGTACTACCTGCATCTCTTCGCGGTGAAGCAACCCGATCTCAACTGGGAGAACCCCGAGGTGCGCGCCGCCGTCTACGAGATGATGAACTGGTGGCTCGACCGCGGCGTCGACGGCTTCCGCATGGACGTGATCAACCTCATCGCCAAGGTGCAGTCCGACCTCGTGGGCGACAGTCCCGGCTTCGTGATGGGCGATCAGGTGCACGACTACCTGCAGGAGATGAACCGCGAGGTCTTCGCCTCACGGGATGCCGACCTCATCACGGTCGGCGAGACGCCCGGTGCGACGGTGGATGACGCCATCCGGTTCACCAGTTCCGATCGGCTCGAGCTCGACATGGTCTTCCAGTTCGAGCATGTGGGCCTCGACCACGGTCCGCGCACCAAGTTCGACAACGTGCCACTCAATCTCGTGGATCTCAAGCGGTCGCTCGGGCGTTGGCAGTCCGGCCTCGCCGAATCGGGCTGGAACAGCCTCTACTTCGGCAACCACGACCAGCCGCGCTCCGTCTCGCGATTCGGCGATGACGGCGAATTCCGGTTCGAGTCGGCCACTCTGCTCGCCGCCATCCTGCACCTGCACCGCGGCACGCCCTACGTCTACCAGGGCGACGAGATCGGCATGACGAACGCCGGTTTCACCACCATCGAGCAGTACCAGGACATCGAATCGGTCAACTACTACGACGAAGAGATCGCCGCCGGGGCATCCGCCGCGGACATCGTGGAGTCGCTCGCCTTCCGCAGCCGTGACAATGCGCGCACCCCGGTGCAGTGGGATGCCTCGCCGGGGGCGGGTTTCACCACCGGCACGCCGTGGCTCGCGATCACTCCGAACCACAGCACTATCAACGTCGCGGCGGATCGGGCCGCCGGCTCCCGATCGATCTTCGAGTTCTACCGACGACTCATCGCGCTGCGGCACGAGTCATCGGTCGTGGCGCTCGGCGACTTCGAGATGCTCGAGCCGGAGCATCCGACGCTGTACGCGTTCACTCGGTCGCTGGGCGCGGAGTCGCTCCTTGTCGTGGGCAACTTCTCTTCCGGCACGCTCGAACGTCCGCTGTCTGCCGAAGGCGACCTGGTGATCGGCAACTACCCCCACGGTGAGGATGCCTCTGGGGTTTTGCGGCCGTGGGAGGTGCGGGTGATTCGGCGGCAGTGA
- a CDS encoding DUF4304 domain-containing protein: MSAYETFMKWRLRNNVPIKPPFECHVTAQERYKLMVDTTISPRLRELGFKGSGGRYELASASHWALLGFQKSAYSNRQAIRFTVNLTAVARDVWAREVEEHPYLGKRPSAGVDYGEAVPHDRIGPIAGHEDTWWDVRADEESVVTATEVLAEIEEFGLPWFHRHMG, encoded by the coding sequence ATGTCAGCGTATGAGACTTTTATGAAATGGCGACTTCGGAACAACGTACCGATCAAGCCTCCATTTGAATGCCATGTAACTGCCCAGGAGCGCTACAAGCTCATGGTGGATACGACCATCTCGCCTCGACTTCGGGAACTTGGTTTCAAGGGCAGCGGCGGAAGGTACGAGCTCGCGTCAGCGAGCCATTGGGCACTGCTGGGTTTCCAGAAGTCCGCTTACAGCAACCGCCAAGCCATACGATTCACCGTCAACCTGACCGCAGTAGCGCGGGATGTCTGGGCGCGCGAAGTTGAAGAGCATCCTTACTTGGGTAAGCGTCCGTCCGCGGGGGTCGATTACGGTGAGGCGGTTCCGCACGACCGAATTGGGCCGATCGCTGGGCACGAGGACACGTGGTGGGACGTCCGTGCAGACGAGGAGAGTGTTGTGACCGCAACAGAAGTTCTAGCTGAAATTGAGGAGTTCGGGCTGCCTTGGTTTCACCGCCACATGGGGTAG